Part of the Aquarana catesbeiana isolate 2022-GZ linkage group LG06, ASM4218655v1, whole genome shotgun sequence genome is shown below.
CATAATGGGAAATGATTTTTATATGGTGTTGTCATTTGTACAGCACAATCAGGTCTTACTGTGAAATCGGAGCAAGGTGTCCTGTCTTTGATACGCTTCATCGAAGATAACCCAGCATTGGTATGGTCCTTCATCTGACTCCTGGAATCTGTAGATGTCCAAGTCGGTATTTCCCAGGAATTTCCAGAAGAGCTGAATTCTGGATGAGTATGGATAATTCTGGCACACCGGAGTCTTTCCATCCCTCACCAAGCAGTCCAGCATTTTGTCAGTAAAGTTTTTGTACCAAATAACGTGAATGTCTTGGCCTTTCCAATTGTCTGGGATGATGAAGGAGCATGGTAATGTAATGTGCTGGTTTATAAGCCCGTCCACTACGTGCAGGTCCTCCGCCACAAAATCACCGCAGGCTGCAGGatggagagatttttttttaaa
Proteins encoded:
- the LOC141148169 gene encoding CD276 antigen-like is translated as MTSTVQDLILVLCLLFRKACGDFVAEDLHVVDGLINQHITLPCSFIIPDNWKGQDIHVIWYKNFTDKMLDCLVRDGKTPVCQNYPYSSRIQLFWKFLGNTDLDIYRFQESDEGPYQCWVIFDEAYQRQDTLLRFHSKT